One Gelria sp. Kuro-4 DNA segment encodes these proteins:
- a CDS encoding carbon-nitrogen hydrolase family protein encodes MKVRLALCQYATELGDKEKNVSLSLEWLERAGKEKPDLVVLPELITTGYAAGEKHLELAEPVPGPVTDKWGAVAQRYGFNLIAGICRRDSELPGVVYNSAVLINRRGEVAGIYSKAVLPLYVHTWTDPAGNPILIEEAEIFRRGDDLPVFKTDIGNIGIEVCQDAVYAEFIRVFAFRGAQLVVQVFNHPSPVTDIEHDILKDVTRVHAWENGVFVIAANKCGTERFEYRGIPMEATFQGESHVADPFGRLVAIGKIQEPDLVVAEIDTDLVRQAQWGAKFIRDFRPELLTPLTKMGVSLGDKR; translated from the coding sequence ATGAAAGTTAGGCTGGCACTTTGCCAGTATGCGACGGAACTGGGGGACAAGGAGAAAAATGTTTCACTTAGTTTGGAATGGTTGGAACGGGCCGGAAAGGAAAAGCCAGATCTAGTTGTTCTCCCGGAATTGATTACAACAGGATATGCTGCTGGCGAAAAGCACCTAGAGTTAGCTGAACCTGTACCTGGGCCGGTTACGGACAAATGGGGCGCTGTTGCTCAGCGCTACGGTTTTAATCTGATCGCCGGGATCTGTCGCCGCGATTCAGAACTGCCGGGTGTAGTCTACAATTCAGCCGTTCTGATCAACCGACGTGGTGAGGTGGCCGGGATCTATTCCAAGGCAGTACTGCCTCTCTATGTTCATACTTGGACCGATCCTGCAGGAAATCCTATTTTAATCGAAGAAGCGGAGATCTTCCGTCGCGGGGATGATCTCCCGGTATTTAAGACTGATATCGGGAACATTGGCATAGAGGTTTGCCAGGACGCCGTTTATGCTGAATTCATCCGGGTTTTTGCTTTCCGGGGTGCTCAGCTGGTAGTCCAGGTCTTTAACCACCCATCGCCTGTCACGGACATCGAGCACGATATTCTTAAAGATGTAACCAGGGTCCATGCTTGGGAAAATGGCGTTTTTGTTATAGCTGCCAACAAGTGTGGTACAGAAAGATTCGAGTACCGGGGTATTCCGATGGAGGCAACTTTCCAGGGCGAATCCCACGTTGCTGATCCATTCGGGCGGTTGGTCGCGATAGGGAAGATCCAGGAGCCTGATCTCGTTGTGGCAGAAATTGATACTGATTTGGTTCGTCAAGCCCAGTGGGGAGCTAAGTTCATTCGTGACTTCCGCCCCGAACTACTGACGCCGTTAACGAAAATGGGTGTAAGCCTCGGGGATAAACGCTAA
- a CDS encoding tripartite tricarboxylate transporter substrate binding protein codes for MSGKKRIVWVLPSLVMIVALVAGCSSSPQPAETKFPEKPVTIICPWAAGGGTDAVARGLAKAAEAHLGQPITVVNQTGGGGATGHGAGVSAKNDGYTATIITFELLSLPPQGLVPFTYKDFDLLMRVNMDPSALTVKADAPWNSVQEFLEAAKAEPGELKVGNSGPGSVWHIAAGLLEQKAGVKFTHVPYDGAAPAVAALVGGHIEAVTVSPAEVAGQVQAGNLKILGIMSDERIEQFPDVPTLKEAGLDVVFGTWRGLAVPKGTPAAVKDILGAAFKAGYEEPSFEEFAKKAGLGLAYQPADEFTKFLDEQSVRVAEVMDALGMVKK; via the coding sequence GTGTCAGGCAAAAAAAGAATCGTTTGGGTGTTGCCCTCTCTGGTCATGATTGTTGCCCTGGTTGCCGGGTGCTCCAGTTCGCCGCAGCCGGCTGAGACAAAATTTCCGGAGAAACCAGTGACCATTATTTGCCCCTGGGCTGCGGGCGGAGGAACCGACGCGGTGGCGCGCGGGTTGGCGAAGGCGGCGGAGGCCCACCTCGGCCAGCCGATCACGGTCGTGAATCAAACCGGTGGGGGCGGTGCCACCGGGCACGGCGCGGGCGTTTCGGCCAAGAACGACGGCTACACGGCCACGATAATCACCTTTGAATTGTTGTCCCTCCCGCCACAGGGGCTGGTTCCCTTTACTTACAAGGACTTTGACCTGCTGATGCGCGTGAATATGGACCCGTCGGCGCTGACGGTAAAGGCGGACGCCCCCTGGAATTCGGTCCAGGAGTTTCTCGAAGCGGCCAAGGCTGAACCGGGCGAACTGAAGGTGGGCAATTCGGGCCCGGGCTCGGTGTGGCATATTGCCGCCGGCCTCCTGGAACAAAAAGCAGGTGTCAAGTTCACCCATGTGCCCTACGATGGGGCGGCACCAGCCGTGGCGGCGCTGGTCGGCGGCCATATCGAAGCGGTTACTGTGAGCCCGGCCGAGGTTGCGGGGCAGGTTCAGGCTGGTAACCTGAAGATCCTGGGGATCATGAGCGATGAGCGCATCGAACAATTCCCGGACGTCCCGACCTTAAAAGAGGCGGGATTGGACGTGGTCTTTGGGACCTGGCGCGGCCTAGCCGTTCCCAAGGGAACGCCCGCTGCCGTCAAGGACATCCTGGGGGCGGCCTTTAAGGCGGGTTACGAAGAACCGTCCTTTGAGGAGTTTGCCAAGAAGGCCGGTCTCGGGCTCGCCTATCAGCCGGCCGACGAATTCACCAAGTTCCTCGACGAACAGTCCGTGCGCGTGGCAGAGGTAATGGATGCGCTGGGTATGGTAAAGAAATAG
- a CDS encoding sigma-54-dependent Fis family transcriptional regulator produces the protein MVIKEDILGKDTLIQILDYFPDGIAVTDAQGNYLLVNRAYETLAGIKAEEVIGRNVQFLLDQGYISPPSVSQLIQKTKRSISSMQKFKRTGRELLITGNPLFNKQGDLVLIIATLRDMTELNHLKQELEKRSRESEVYQAELDILRRQQKVEKVIYRSKVMSHVIELVKRVAPFDTTILLTGESGVGKEVMARLIHDLSPRAAEPFVEVNCAAIPPELIEAELFGYEEGAFTGARKQGKPGLFEVAHKGTLFLDEVAELAPKTQADLLRVLQDKKVRRVGGTSTFEVNTRVIAATNKNLADQVQKGAFREDLYYRLNVVPITIPPLRQRKEDITPLVAHFVAKCNAKYGLNKSISPEVLQSFFHYDWPGNVRELEHTVERLLLTSTSSEVTLSSLAQQNPGGITSFEFLSLQGYLDSMERRLLENLYSSLGSTRKLAQVLQVDQSTVVRKLQKYGITKQDRAKHNPAND, from the coding sequence ATGGTGATAAAGGAAGACATCCTTGGGAAAGACACCCTGATCCAAATACTGGATTACTTTCCTGATGGTATAGCTGTCACCGATGCCCAGGGAAATTATCTTCTAGTTAACCGTGCTTATGAGACACTTGCGGGAATCAAGGCCGAAGAGGTCATCGGACGTAATGTTCAGTTCCTGTTAGACCAAGGCTATATTTCGCCTCCTTCGGTCAGCCAGCTCATTCAGAAAACCAAGAGAAGCATCAGCAGCATGCAGAAATTTAAACGTACAGGCAGGGAATTGTTGATAACTGGAAACCCCTTGTTTAATAAGCAAGGGGATTTGGTTCTGATTATCGCAACACTAAGGGATATGACCGAACTCAACCACTTAAAGCAGGAACTGGAGAAGCGAAGTCGTGAGTCAGAGGTGTACCAAGCGGAACTCGATATTCTCCGCCGGCAGCAAAAGGTAGAAAAGGTTATTTACCGGAGCAAGGTCATGTCTCACGTAATCGAACTGGTCAAGCGGGTTGCCCCGTTTGATACCACCATCCTTCTCACCGGCGAATCCGGTGTCGGCAAAGAAGTCATGGCCCGGCTGATCCACGATCTCAGCCCGCGCGCTGCCGAACCCTTTGTTGAGGTCAACTGCGCTGCCATACCGCCGGAACTCATTGAAGCCGAGCTGTTCGGCTACGAGGAAGGCGCCTTCACTGGAGCCAGAAAGCAGGGTAAGCCAGGCCTGTTTGAGGTGGCGCACAAAGGAACCCTGTTTCTGGACGAGGTGGCCGAACTCGCCCCGAAGACCCAAGCTGATCTCCTGCGGGTTCTGCAAGACAAAAAGGTGCGCCGCGTAGGCGGCACCAGCACTTTTGAAGTAAACACGCGGGTCATCGCCGCCACCAACAAGAACTTGGCCGACCAGGTGCAAAAAGGTGCCTTTCGCGAAGACCTTTATTATCGCCTGAACGTGGTCCCCATCACCATCCCGCCGCTGCGCCAGCGCAAGGAGGACATAACGCCCCTCGTGGCCCACTTCGTGGCTAAATGCAACGCCAAGTACGGGCTGAACAAGTCCATTTCTCCGGAGGTACTGCAGTCGTTTTTTCATTACGACTGGCCCGGCAACGTAAGAGAACTGGAACACACTGTGGAGCGCCTGCTCCTTACCTCCACCTCCTCGGAAGTCACATTGTCATCCCTGGCCCAGCAAAACCCCGGTGGGATTACGAGCTTCGAGTTTCTCTCGCTTCAGGGTTATCTCGACAGCATGGAAAGGCGGCTTCTGGAAAACCTCTACTCGTCGCTCGGCAGCACCCGCAAGCTGGCTCAAGTGCTGCAGGTGGACCAGTCCACAGTGGTGCGTAAACTCCAAAAGTACGGCATCACTAAACAAGACCGGGCTAAACATAATCCGGCGAATGACTGA
- a CDS encoding carbon-nitrogen hydrolase family protein: MTNIKKVRGSLAQDRIPETPAKLMGFQENLTLALCQLSSEIGNVSANLEKALELIKEAAAEGADLVTFPEMYLSNYTGQYESRYVAEPVPGPVTDKLVKAAKENDIYIVMGMPVAVREFPGFITNSAVVVGPQEGVMGVYSKITLPTFRIGDLLVTEGNYWSPGTRFPIFKIKGWDMAINICQDAWLPEIPRIQALQGAQIILTISAGPTEFKAGWPLLLKTRAMENRVFQAYCNVVGSFRGASFFGGNCVVTPDGEEIVGGVIDEEAMVIGTLNINSLYNARTQFPGLRPGYDLQPYFYEHLVKPVRY; this comes from the coding sequence ATGACTAACATAAAAAAGGTTAGAGGGAGTCTGGCTCAAGACCGCATTCCTGAGACCCCAGCCAAGCTCATGGGTTTTCAAGAAAACCTTACTCTTGCACTGTGCCAACTTAGCTCAGAAATCGGTAATGTTTCAGCAAACCTGGAGAAGGCCTTAGAATTAATAAAAGAGGCGGCGGCTGAAGGCGCAGATCTGGTAACCTTTCCGGAAATGTATCTTTCTAATTACACCGGTCAGTATGAGAGCCGATACGTAGCTGAGCCTGTGCCGGGACCTGTTACCGACAAACTGGTAAAGGCTGCGAAAGAGAATGACATTTATATCGTCATGGGCATGCCGGTAGCCGTTCGCGAATTCCCAGGATTCATCACGAACTCTGCTGTCGTCGTCGGACCGCAAGAAGGCGTAATGGGTGTTTACAGCAAGATTACACTGCCGACTTTCCGTATCGGTGATCTTCTGGTTACTGAGGGCAACTACTGGTCCCCGGGAACCAGGTTTCCAATCTTCAAGATCAAGGGTTGGGATATGGCTATTAATATCTGTCAGGATGCTTGGCTACCTGAGATTCCGCGCATTCAAGCGCTTCAGGGGGCGCAGATCATTCTTACTATCTCTGCTGGTCCTACGGAGTTCAAGGCTGGCTGGCCGCTGCTTCTCAAGACCCGGGCGATGGAAAACCGCGTGTTCCAGGCCTACTGCAATGTGGTCGGGTCTTTCCGAGGGGCGAGCTTCTTTGGTGGCAACTGTGTCGTAACTCCTGACGGCGAAGAAATTGTTGGTGGTGTAATCGACGAAGAGGCCATGGTTATCGGGACGTTAAACATTAACTCTCTCTATAATGCCAGAACGCAATTCCCCGGTCTGCGTCCTGGCTATGACCTGCAGCCTTACTTCTATGAGCATTTGGTGAAACCAGTTCGGTACTGA
- a CDS encoding iron-containing alcohol dehydrogenase — translation MEPGQSFTWQLPTKVVFGTGAVRKIGEQARALGGTRVLVVTDPVLRRVGPIEETRKYLEEAGLAVTIYDGVEPNPTIEVVEQGLTLAREFACDLLVGLGGGSSIDSAKAIGLMLNNAGSISDYWGRAPANRAVPVIAVPTTAGTASEVTWVTVIKDARRKVKMGIGHPNLAAAVALCDPALSTTMPANVTASTGLDALTHAVESYTNTSTEPISEALALEAIRLIGANLRPAVAKGDNLSARERMLLASLMAGLAFANTRLGIVHAITSPLGGYFPVPHGVVNAILLPYAMEFNLIGHLEKHARIAAALGENVQGLSPVEAAGRSVEAVKKLAKDVGLPAGLGEVGVKEESLPEVCAEAMKNVNIPINPRRPTVEDLITICKKAM, via the coding sequence ATGGAGCCGGGGCAGAGCTTTACGTGGCAGCTGCCGACTAAAGTTGTGTTTGGCACCGGCGCGGTCCGTAAGATCGGGGAACAGGCCAGGGCGTTAGGGGGAACACGGGTACTCGTGGTTACCGATCCTGTCCTGCGCCGGGTCGGACCGATAGAGGAAACGCGAAAGTACCTGGAGGAAGCCGGCCTGGCCGTGACCATCTACGATGGAGTAGAACCCAATCCCACCATTGAGGTGGTGGAACAGGGCCTTACTCTGGCCCGGGAATTCGCCTGTGACCTGCTGGTGGGTTTGGGCGGCGGCAGCTCTATCGACTCGGCTAAGGCGATCGGCCTTATGCTGAACAATGCCGGCTCCATCAGCGATTACTGGGGCAGGGCGCCGGCCAACCGGGCCGTACCCGTGATTGCCGTGCCGACTACCGCGGGTACGGCCAGCGAGGTCACCTGGGTTACAGTAATCAAGGATGCCAGGCGCAAGGTCAAGATGGGGATCGGCCACCCCAACCTGGCGGCGGCGGTCGCGTTGTGTGATCCGGCTCTCAGCACTACCATGCCTGCGAATGTTACCGCCTCTACCGGGCTCGACGCCCTGACGCACGCGGTTGAATCCTACACCAATACCAGCACGGAGCCGATTTCGGAGGCGCTGGCCTTGGAAGCGATCCGGCTCATCGGCGCCAATCTGCGGCCGGCGGTAGCCAAGGGTGATAACCTCTCGGCCCGCGAGCGGATGCTGCTCGCCAGCCTTATGGCCGGATTGGCTTTTGCCAACACCCGCTTGGGTATCGTGCACGCCATCACCTCGCCCCTGGGGGGGTATTTCCCTGTTCCGCACGGTGTTGTCAACGCCATCCTCCTGCCCTACGCCATGGAGTTTAACCTGATCGGCCACCTGGAAAAACACGCCCGGATAGCGGCGGCCCTGGGTGAAAATGTGCAGGGTCTTTCGCCGGTGGAAGCGGCCGGGAGGTCGGTGGAAGCCGTGAAGAAGCTGGCGAAGGATGTGGGGCTGCCGGCGGGGCTCGGCGAAGTGGGAGTCAAGGAAGAAAGCCTGCCTGAGGTTTGCGCAGAGGCTATGAAAAACGTCAACATCCCTATCAACCCCCGCCGGCCTACGGTAGAGGATCTTATTACCATCTGCAAAAAAGCCATGTAG